A region of the Phyllopteryx taeniolatus isolate TA_2022b chromosome 9, UOR_Ptae_1.2, whole genome shotgun sequence genome:
gttacGTAAATCTACAAATTTTCTTTCATTATAAACATTGTGCTTCATTGTAGTCCAAGTTAAGTAAGTAGTATTCATAACATCCATCCAAATGTACATACACTGATCACCTGACATAATTGTAGGCCACATGCAAATGTTTGCACATCATCACTGCCAAGTGAAATTTGCATTTTCAAAATTTTCCCCctggttttgtttgtgtttggggAAAATGACGTCAGTGCAGAGCATCTATTGATTTTCCCTCCCTCTCACTGCCTTGGCTACCCTATGACTCACTGTTTCTTGATGTGTCTCTCGAACTGAGAATTGCATAACCCTTGGCATTGCTTTTATGAATTGCCGTTATAAGGAATGTGTTtcctgcaaacacacacttcaCATGTCTGAAAATATTCAGGGATTATATTGCTCAGAAATTACATGATAATGTGCCCTtccctattttttttgttttaaatgctgaAATTAGCTCCTCCTACGCAGAACGTCAACTTTAAGCATGTCCACAGAGCCTCCAATTGGTTGCTAGAGGTTTATATAATCACTGTCCATGGTTATGTAATGCTTGTACACTCCTCTACACTCTCCTGCTCTGTCTGAGGGGAGTGGCAATAGTTTGGTTTGTGGATCAGTGGAACATGTGGGCTGTGTGTGTCTTCTCTCTGATGTCAATTACTATAAGGTGATATTATGATGAGATTTGTGTTATTGTCTATTGATTCTTCTGTTGCATAACAACTCAGCCACCAAGAGCTGCCACACACTGAGCGACATGACCAAAACGACAGAACTGTTGTGCAGTGTGCGAGGTTCGGCAaatagttttcatgagtggccagtcGTCGTCCACTATTTTTGAATTTAGAAATTTTAATCGCCGGTGAACGTGGTTGCAACGTTGCAGATGTAGCGGCAAATCAAAAATGCACATGAGTTCACCCTCCCAAaaattgccaacagcctctcaagaTATCCAAACTCTCTCCTTTATGCTTACCCGTTTCCTCTTTTAATGGCAATCTGCTTCTTCCAATAACAatcatgccatgtttttgtggtccaataaaaacatattacatAGCAAATACAGAATTTAAATCTTTATTAAtgctaaaacattttaatgtttggCTGCAAAATGATATTGTGGTAATACTTAATTCATTTACAGCCACTATAAATCCATTAAGCGGTTGTAGACATTTGATTTAACAAGGTCACTTTTTTGTAGCCCAAAACAACTAATCCATTCATCAATTGTGGTGTTTGTGAGCAGGTGGTGGATATTATGCGTGTGAATGTGGACAAAGTGCTGGAACGTGACCAAAAGTTATCTGAACTGGACGACCGAGCAGATGCACTCCAAGCCGGAGCGTCCCAGTTCGAGACCAGTGCTGCCAAGCTGAAGAGGAAGTACTGGTGGAAGAACTGCAAGGTATAATTTTAGATCTAAAGTCAGACAGGTTTATTTACAAAGCTCAAGGATTCAATCTAATCTTTTTCCCATTGccagcaacccccccccccccccccccgttaaaatggatatttatGTTTatagctgtcaatggcagtgaatgagttaacaaaaatacatcTGAAGACTGTTTTTGAATACAGTTGAGCTGAAAGTTGTTCTGACATGCTTTGCCTATCTATCTTGCAGATGTGGGCCATCCTAATAGCTGTCCTACTCATTATCGTGGTCATCATTATCAGTGAGTATCACATGGCTAACCGTCTTATTAAgaaactgtttaaaaagtttTATTGTTCTTGTATGACTTTTGTCAGTCGCCATATTATTCCtgaagtgtttatttgttttttgttttttcaaatgtatatcTTATGCTCTACCGAGGTGTACAAACTGCCAGAAATACACACAGCGATAagtgatgtcagtttttgactttttgtgtgATGATATTTCATGCAGccggcacggtgtgcgactggttagcacatctgcctcacagttctggggaccggggttcaaatctcggccccgcctgtgtggagtttgcatgttctccccgtgcctgggtgggttttctccgggcactctggtttcctctcacatcccaaaaacatgcgtggtaggttgattgaagactctaaattgcccgtagatgtgaatgtgattgtgaatggttatttgtttctatgcgccctgcgattggttggcgaccggttcagggtgtaccccgtctcccgcccgaagatagctgggataggctctggcagcccacgaccctagtgaggataagcggtataggaaatggatggatggatatgtcaTGCATAAGACTGTTCATtagtaatgcaaaaaaataaaaaataattcggATTTGAAATATGCAAGCcattatatattgtatgtacagtggatgagtattcagacccccttaaccttttcactctgttatattgcagctatttgctgaaatcatttaagttcattttctttcctcaatgcacacacagcaccccatattgacagaattttttgcagatttatttaaaaagaaaaactgccataacacacaacaacacagccataagtaatcagaccctttgctgtgacactcatatatttaacttgggtgctgtccatttcttctgatcatccttgagatggttctacaccttcattggagtccagctgtgttttattatactgattagacttgattaggaaagccacacaactGTCTATatgagaccttacagctcacagtgcatgtcggagcaaatgataatcatgaggtcaaaggaactgcctgaagacctCAGAAatagttctagaaagtcaaccatcactgcagccctccaccagtcaaggctttatggcagagtgacccgacggaagcctctcctccgtgcaagacgcatgaacgcatgcatggagtttgctaaaaacataccggaaggactccaagatggtgagaaataagattcttgggtctgatgagaccaagatagaactttttggccttatttctaagcggtatgtgtggagaaaaccaggcactgctcatcacctgtccaatacagtcccaacagtgaagcatggtggcggtagcatcatgctgtgggggtgtttttcagctgcagggacaggacaactggttgtaatcgaaggaaagatgaatgaggccaagtacagggatattctggacgaaaaccttctccagagtgctccgGGCCTCAGACTGgggcgaaggttcaccttccaacaagacaatgaccctaagtacacagctaaaataacgaaggagtggcttcagaacaactctgtcactgttcttgaatggcccagccagagaccTGACTTAAACCGAATTGAGCATctttggagagacctgaaaattgctgtccactaacattcaccatccaacctgacagaactggagaggatctgcaaggaggaatggcagaggatccctaaatccaggtgtgaaaaacttgttgcatcattcccaaaaagactcatggctgtattagctcaaaagggtgcttctactaaatactgagcaaaaggtctgaatacttaaggctctgtgatatttcagtttttcttttttaataaatgtgcaaaaatttcaacaaatctgttttttctgtcaatatgggggtgatgtgtgtacattgaggaaaaatatgaacttaaatgattttagcaaatggctgcaatataacatccatccatccattttctgagctgcttctcctcactagggtcgcgggcgtgttggaacctatcccggctatcatcaggcaggaggcgtatttttaaaaaaattttttgacaattgtgcaaaaagatgcagagtcctctagcacttagagcagttcgaatgacgaatctcgcaatagtccagtgaccattgtgcaaagagcgccaagacttcaagaagtgtacgcagtttaaagtgactagtaacgcgttggctgtctgttgtcgtactaaagcgggtccaactacaggagacaaattccttgtgtgttttttttggacatacttggcaaataaagatgattctgattctgataatgttGTGAGTGCAAATATTGAATCCAGACTGAAGCGATCCAAAGAATCTCTTCCTAAATGTAACAAGCTATCTGGTATAACCTGTTTTCCTTTAGATTTGTTcatattgtattctatttttctgTCCATTGTTTTCCCAGCATTAACATCTTACTAGGGATGTTCGATAACATACCAATACCAGTAagagtattcactcttgagtacacACTGACACTGAGTACCAAAaacactagtacttttgatacatacattttcaattaataCAATGACAGGTAATTGTATACAAAGAAAgaccttcctttctttctttcttttttaataacatgATGATTTGCTGTTGTGTCAGTTCCCTGCATAGTGTCCCGCCAACTACTATCGAAGAGGACttaatgtcacatttttttagcCTTAAGtgtcggtggctggtatcggcatcCTTCATAAGTACCAAATagtaccttgaaataaggccggtatcaATGCTCGCCCATCCCTCCATCTTACAATTAATTTTGAGGCATACATTCTCCCATTACCCTCATGTTAAAACCAATAATAAATCCCCATTTCACCCTATACCCTACATTTCACATACTACATACATTTCACAGCTATAATTTTTCTGAATTAATTTTCACTTTTATGCTTCAAATACTTACCATTCTCTTGCTTCACTTTTAGTTTGGGCAAAAGCGTAAAAGGgcaaaaagaagaggaggaatgGAGTGAAGAGGAGATGAGCAACATGCATCTTTGAGAGCCATGGAGGCAGAGGTCAAATAATTAGTGGCTTATTAgttccactttttttctctttggaaGGGGAGTGGGTCTTTATTCCTTGACCAGAATGTGTCCCGGCATGTGCCTCAGTAAAGGATATGGGCTGACTACTAGCCCTACTTATGCAGTGCCACATACCAAAGACACAATAACAGATCAGTAGCTAATTGAATTAAAACTCAACCAGTGTCACATGGGGGAAACGAACATGATGCCTCTCCTCCAGTCCTTTTTGTAACTTATATCAAAATATACTCCAATTGTCCTTCAATACGATAAGAAATATGATGTATAGATTTGAACTcctcttgtattttgtttttctgtttaacTAGCCAATGAAGTGTGTGTGCCAAACTGAGATGAGACATTAGAAAACCTTAACATTTTCCTTGAACCTTTATTGTGCCAACCACTGAAGTGATTTCAGACTTTTTCAATGCGGTAAGGGTACTTACTAGACTGTATATTACTTCTGCCTGACTTCAAAAGACACAGAACTGTTCAATTGTGTGATAATGCGACCCAATGCCTTAACTTATTTATATGTGTCTGAGTGCTTATGTACTTATGATTTGCAAACATTGATTGTTAGGTAGATAGGAAATTATACATAATTCCTTTCGGaaaatttaaattgtgaaatttaattgtgaatatacaaaaaaaaatttcaattgaTCATCTTatgtcaaagacaatttaggaGGGACATATCATGCTTATGCATGTGTACAACTGTGACCACAATAGCCGaccatgcaattctaaaaaccTCAACCTGTTCTAGAAGGCAAGATAATTTGTTAGCTTTTAGCATTTAACATACAAACGCTCTTACTACATAATAAACACATTACTTCATTATTTAGTATGGCCCTTGAAGGACTTTGTAGAAACTGAAATGGCTACTGATGGGAAAAAATTTGGCCACCCTTGCACTTTAGTGTCAGGCCAACAGGGTGATAAACCATAATAAATGGCGGTCTAAATGTCTACACTTCTTCCACACGATGATGTATATGATAATTATCTACATGATGGAATCTGTTGTGTCTTCTGAATACACGTAAACATCCTGTGCAGCTCACTTGCCAAATTTACTTCCATtagtgtatacacatatatccTATCCGAATCAAGtgcacacgttttttttttttaagtttaagatTTCAAAACTAATGTATGTGGAACTAATCTtgaatgtttttgctttgtttgtgtcCACAGCTGCTAAGCATTGTAGCTGTTGGAATTTGTAGAAAAACTTAGTTAAGGGAATGACAGTGTGAGAATTACATGTACTGTGCCAACACTGGATGATTGCATACCCTGCTGTTACTTTTGCCTTATTAAAATGCGTAAATGGTGTCCGATTACTTTGTCACTTGAATTTTAGTGCCAgtccttttaaaaaacattaaaactttcAAAATGGtaacttttaactttaaagtaGTGAGGATAATCTTAGTAGTTATACATACACCGTTTTACTTACTAACATTTTACTACTATTAGTTTCCACACCACCGCTGTCAATACTTTCACCGTTTTACATACTAACATTTTACTACTATAAGTTTCCACACCAGAGCTGTcatcatttaaatgtattttgagaGACTTAGGGCAACCAAATGATGCAGATGCAGTGAAATGGCCCATAAACACATTGCATTTAAAGCTATTTTGAGAGACTTAGGGCAACCAAATGATGCAGATGCAGTGAAATGGCCCATAAACACATTAACAGCAATGTGATGTGAGACGTATGAACAGTTTTAACAGCAACGTGATGAGGAGTGTCGCAAGTGGCCATTTCCCCGGTAATGAAGTAGGGAGGATGCTGCCGGTTGTGGTATGGTGCGCATGCGCAGTCCGCACCCTACTTGTTTTCTCTGTTGCGTAACATGGAGGTCCACGTGAAGCACCACAATCGTTTGACAAACCAATCTTGTAGACTCGCCCACTATCGAGTATCGGCCATTCACAGGACAAATGCAAATTACTGTGCCCAATCATCGTGTACTGGGCGGAGCCAAATTGAAGCGGACTCACGTTGCACGAATGTGTCTAGAGCTCGGGAATACCAGGCGAGTTAGCGTTGTGAATGAGACCTCATTAAAAATAGTTTCATTCCGACCAGGCGACCCGTTCACCGAAAAATACATTGAAGTGGAGACACGCGTGCGGGGTAAAAGGTAAATATTCCCATAAAAGttgttttagtatttgtttGGCGATTGCCACTACTATGTAAAGCTAGCCCCACACCTCGTCAACTGTATTAACCCCacagaaatgtggaaggaactCAATAAAATCGTATTTGTCTGGTGTTCACTATTTCATACAAGCTAACTTGGGGAATTATTGTATTCATCTGAACTCGAGCGCGTTCTTGTGGCGGCGGTCGATCATCTATGGTGTGAAGCAGATAAGTAGCTAACGTTGAGTAACATGTCTGCCATAACGCAGTCGACTGTCGCAAGCCAGTGGTGTTATGTTACTATTAAACCAACTCGAAATAATATTTTAGTGATTTGGCAACTAGCATTAAAATAATCCTGACGACTAGACGAGAAACTGCCAGCTGAAGTTAACCACTATGACGTTTTTCAGAATGTATGTGATTTAATAGGATCTCTTACGCTTcgctttttatttctttctttcttttttgtgctCTAACAACAtctcttgaaaatgtaattgtgcATGTACGATAAGTTGTGAACAAATGTAGTAGTTGAAATATAATT
Encoded here:
- the vamp3 gene encoding vesicle-associated membrane protein 3; translation: MSGLVPESSGAGSSNKRLQQTQAQVDEVVDIMRVNVDKVLERDQKLSELDDRADALQAGASQFETSAAKLKRKYWWKNCKMWAILIAVLLIIVVIIIIWAKA